The following nucleotide sequence is from Lathamus discolor isolate bLatDis1 chromosome Z, bLatDis1.hap1, whole genome shotgun sequence.
ttctttatttttttaataataatttcttttggGTATCTGATTACTACTGGTCGGTGTATCTGGCTGCAAAACTTTAGAGGCAATTCCCCCTCCAGACCGATTCCCAAACCGTGATATCGATCGGTGCCTCATTAGAATAACATTattagttggggtttttttgttttttttttttcccaggctaAGACTGTTACAATGTTCGAAATTAAGGTGTAACCCCCGTCTAAAGCGAagaaaacaactggaaaaatcAACAATTCCAGTTGAATTTCAAGTGGTCAAACAGATCCCACGAGTGTGCGTGGGGAAAACCTTGGACAGCCGGAACTCGAAACCGGGCAGGTTCACCTTCCCAGGAATATTTTTTCCGTCTGCAGGTCCACCTAAGGACCAGCCTGGCAGAGGGTAACCTTCCCCCTGGGTCTGGGACTGCGACATGGTCCCTGGGAGCACGGCAGGTAAATCCCAGACAGCGGCTGCGAGCCAGCACTCACTGAAACCAGTGCCAGAACTCCAGCTGCCTTCAGTGGGATGGGGATCCTAGCCGGTGCCCGCTTTGCAGATCCGGACGCGGGCACTTCACCCTCGAGCTGCTGGTACCGGCGAGTCAAAGTGTCTCTGCAGCAGGTGATTTACCTGCCGGAGggttctgtttcctttcctctccttgccTTGCTGCAAAGAAAACTTTTGGGTACTTTTGTCAGactggggggagggagggagcgtgaaCTTACGCTATACGAGCACGCGCTTCTAAACCCGTGTGAAAGGCGAgtattttaaacagcagcaccagcagaagCAAATGAATAGATGGGCTTTAATGAGCATTGGTGTACAGCAGGGCAGACAGGGTACGGCAGCAATCAGTTACAAATCATCCGGGACTCATCAGCCAGCTCGTCGCTCTCTGACTTCTGATCCCTCTGCTTTACACAGACCTTTTGTCTGTCGGAAGGTTGTTTTCAGTAAAGTGCTTTTCCCGAATACTTGCTTTTAATAGTTTTTCTGTCGGCTTTCCCCCACTCCCCCACCCTTATCCCCAGCAGGTTTTAGTGTTTGCACTCACGTGGAAAAAACGCCAAGCAACACATACAAAACAGCGGTAGCGGTGAGCGGTTAAAGGTGATGTGAAAAGCAGTCTACGAATCgcagggttggtttttgttttaatgagaaaCTAAAGAATTCAGACACTCATTCACAGCTTGAGAGGCCAGGTCACACTTCAGTCCCTCCTGAGGTATTTCCCTGCGATGTGAAATATTGGGATGGACTGTAaaagtgtgaggaggaaggtCAAGTGATCGTCTGTTAAAGGAGCCCTCCGCCGTCAGTGCCgttttcatttaaattcccACTAATCAATCTAGCTCTTTAAAGCTTACTCTTAAACAGCGAGCGTTACACGTCCGGAGCCCCCGCAGCTCGCAAGGGTCCAACGTAACCGCTTTGCCCATCTCTTTCGGAGCAAGATCTACAGGACAGCTGGGCAAAGGTTTCCGGTCCCTCGGGGGAGAGGGTGAAGCGGAGTTCTGTGGCGGCTTTGCCCTTCTGATTCCCCCAGCCGCCGGAGAGCTGCAACCCTGCAGTGGGACTGTCCCACTGGGCGCCGTGTTCCGCGGGACCTTCTGGCCGACCTCCCCAGCAACGGGGCTCAGCGGGGAGCCTGGGCTGAGCTGCCGCCCCGTGCCGCAGGCTGTCGGGATGGATGGCTGGGAGACCTCCCCTCCCGGGCCCTTCTTCCAAGCCAGCCACTTTGGCCTCAGCTGTGAATTTTCACATCACCTCCTCTCCGCCACTAGCGATAACTAACGACGACAAAAGCTCTTACCTGCGACCTGGCTCTCAAATAATCTGATTGTACACAATATAAACACAGACACCAGAGGGGTATAGTCATGAGATCGATCGGGTTTCCGTGCAGCAAGCATGCCCCAAATATCGGCATCCTCCCCGCGGGAGCCTCTCTCCCCCTACCCCCCGCCCCTTAGGAGTGCACCAGGACGGAGTGGAGGGAGCCCTTGCCCTCGGGGGTGTTACTCGCGGTTTGTCCTAGCAGCGAAGCGGCAGACGGGGAGGCGGTGGGGCAGATCTGCGAGGCAGCAACCGTCAGAGCGGGGATGGCCGAAGCAGCGGTCATCGCCGGCGCTGGTTTGATGGGTACCGGGACGGCGGGCATGGTCTGAGCCGGCGGGTGGCAGAGAGCCTTTACGGGCACACCGAAGGGTCCGTAGTCTGGAGACACCGGCACGCCGGCCACGGTGTCCATCACCCCCATGTGCGGCCACACAGAGCTCACCACGCTGCTGAGCTGGCCTGGCACCGGGTAGCCCAGATGGTGCATCACCGAGGCCAGCGGCAGCCCGCCGGCCTGCAGCACGCCCTTGTAATCTCTGCCGATGATGTTCTCGATGGCGAAGGGATGCTTGAAGCCGGAGGGCTGGCTGCTCCCGTAGGGCGAGAACTGCGGCAGCCTCCCTACGGATGCGGCGGCAGCCACGGCGGCCTCGGAGCCCACCAGTCCCGGCACCTTGCCCGAGAgaggcggtggcggcggcggcgggtgCGAGTGGAAGTAGTGCACCATGTGTGGGGCTGGCGCCGGGGTCTTGCCGgggccgccgccccccgccccgccgcccgccccgccgccgccgggcagaTGATGCTCGGGGCGCAGGACCTTGAAGCGCTTGCGGCGTCGGAGGAAGCTGCCGTTTTCAAACATGTCCCCGCAGTCCGGGTGCAGCGCCCAGAAGCTGCCCTTGCCCGGCTGGTCGGGGCGGCGCGGGATCTTGATGAAGCAGTCGTTGAAGGAGAGGTTGTGGCGGAGGGAGTTCTGCCAGCGCTGCGTGTGCTCCCGATAGTAGGGGAACCGCTCCATGATGAACTTGTAGATGTCGCTCAGGGGCAGCATCTTCTCCGGAGAGTGTTGGATGGCCATGGCCGTCAGGGAGATGTAGGAATAGGGCGGCTTCTGGTCGCTGTACGAGCTCTTCCCCGGCCTGGGCATCGCCGCCCCGCCGCAGCCCTCCCGGGGCCGCACCGTGTCAGGTCGgcactgccctgccctgccgCCGCGCCTCTACATCGTGGGCGCCACCCGCCCGGCCCACTCGAGACGGCGGCGCTGCCCGCCCGCGGGCTCCGCTCACGGCTCCTCCGGGCAGCCTCGCCCAGCGGGAAGCGCTCTCCACGCCGCCCTGCCGCCCGCCGGAGGGGGTCCGTGGAGGCCGGGCGTCAAAGGCGGGTCACGGCCCCCTCTGGTGTCCTCGCTTGCCGCCGGAGGCTGCCGAGTCTCCCGTGCTTCCCCGCTGCCGCCCGGCACGCTCTGCGGGAGCTGCTGCTCCGCACGCACCGAGGGCGCGGGTGCATGGAGTTACCCCGCGCCGCTCTCTGCGGGGACggggaggaaggaaataaagacGCCCCTCTCACCGCCCAGTCCAGTGTCCCCACTTAAAAGTTTGCAGCGCTGGCGAGGACCGGAGCCGGCGGTGAGCGGAGGAGGCGAGCGGGACGGCCGCCGCCGCGGCTGTGACGGGGCTGCGCGCTCGGGCCCGGTTTTGTAATGGTTGCCGAGTGGGGAGACCCCCGCAGCTCCTACTCTCTCGCTATCACATGACAGCGTCGCGGGCACTTGGCGTGTCGTGGAAAAGGAGCGAggagctgctccctgctcccctgtCGCTCACACCTCCTCAGCAGCGCGAGGTGGGGCCGGGGCGGTGAGGAAACGCCATGTGGGAGCGGGATCCGCTTTCAAAACACAcggcagggacagggacagcagccccagcagggaagctccccctcctccccccccccccccagcgccCGCATTCACTTTCCTCCTTCTTGTCCCCTCGCTCCCGCTCAGCCCTGCTCCGAGCAGCGAAGGTCTCCCGCGGGCACCCACCGAGGGAGGTGGAAACCGGGCGAAATCTTTCTCCGTCCCAGGCGAGCCGTGCCAAGCGTACCCTGGGAAGCGGGAGTCAGGCTAACCCCGGGAACCATCGAGCAGGAAATAGGGGCCCTCTGAAGTAATTTCTTAATATCCTTCATATCCCTTTCATTGAGCTTAAAAAGCTACTCAAAACCTAGAACAGAACCGAGAGAGGttcaaaaaacaacaaaaaggtaaaaatcaTTACGGTCAAGTCTTGCTACCGGCCGCGATGTGGCTGGTattaaaacaaggaaagaacCAGCCAAAGCATCCTCAGTAAGCTTCGAGGCGAGCTACTTAGCGCCAGTGTTGATTTAGACCGGCTCATTAGTAGGAGTCAATGAACAGTGCagcaattcacatctatccttcaagctccctgtgctgcagcgGGCAGGCTGTGGATTTGAGCGAGAGGCAGGGAAGcctgctctctctgctgcagccagagctgggaCCAGAAACCCTGCTCAAcgccagcaccagccagaacTCAGCTAGCTGCTGCTGTAGAGGTGTCGGCCTTAAAATTATTAGTAAGGCTTTTACTCGATAAATGAGTAAGTCGAAAGAACTCAGTACTActaagagagaaggaaaaaaggaaaataagggtAAGCACTCCTTTAAGCCCATTCTCCCCGCTGGTGCCGGCCTCTACGCTCCCGCCGTCGGGGATTGATGGGAGAATCAAAACTAGCTGTCTCTCTGCGAGTCGGGCGCTGCAGATGGAAGTGGCTAACAGGAGGGGGAACTCAccctcccaaaaaaaaacccaaacccccagcCTTTTAAGTGGCTACCTGTAATCTCAGCTAAGAGGGTGAAGGAAAAGGCTGATTTGAATCCCTTCCGTAAGTGCGTTGCATTTAACAGTCATATACTTGACCAAGATCAGTCAGGTGAAGAGCGTAATCAGACATAAAGAAACAGAGTAAGTAACCAAAATTCTGGAAAGCCAGGTATTGCGGGGACGCGTGTACTTTAAAAAAGTTTCGAGTGGTTTCCCATTTTGCCTCTGAGAAACTAGGAGAAACTTACTGTGTAGGCAATATTTACATCGTACGTCCTGGGGAGCTTTTCCCCTTCTAATCGACACGGCAAGAGCCGACATTCGGGCATCTTTACTGGTATGTCTGCGCATTTCCCCCCATACCCTTTTTACTCGTGTTTTACCAGTCCTAACCAGTTAAAAGCCCTGCTCCTACTCTCAACTTCTGTGCCCTGGATCTGAAACTCAATGCCTGCCTCGCTTCGCCAGTTAGTAGCTCAGCATTTCGCCCAGCACGCAGGTATGCGGGTTTAGCCTGGCCCTTTGGCAGATTAACCCTCTTCACCTCCGCTGCAGCCGGATCGTATTTTTCGCGAAGAAGAGACCCAGCCCGAGCATCCGGTGAGAGCCGAAATACGCTGTTTGCATTTGTTCTCCCCTGACTCCTGCCAAAGCGGCTGCTCCCCCGAGAAGCGGCAACCGGCGGTTTCCCGGGAGGACGCGGAGAGGCTGGGAGTGGAGCTCGAGCAAAAGACGGGTATCGTCCTTCAGCGGGCACCGCTACGGGGAACCCGGGCTGCGGTACTGCCAGTCCGGTCCCCTGCGCTGCCATCGGCCTCCAAGATGGGCTGTGCTAGGCAAAGGGCTGTCTGGGCAAGCCGCGGTTAACGGGAGCCCTTCCCAAGGGACCGTTCCGTACTGGAGTGCACTGGCTGCTCGAGTCTGCTCGAGTGCGCGCTTATTGGGCAGCATCACAGCAGGGCTGCTGTCCATCCAGGTGTTTGCAAAAGCGATACCCGTTTCTTGAAGTATCTGAACCAATTACTGAGAGAAGAATGCCTCAGGTGATCGCCCAGGACACTCTCTGTTTTCAGGGGGTAGCGATTTACGAATGATACGCAGCTACCAGCCACCCCAGGTTACTCCAGTGAGCGTTATCCCTCCTAAAGTGGCAACACAGTTTTTCAGGCTTTTGTCAGTCAGGAAAGTCACTACAAAGTTTTGCTGACCTCGGGAAGTTTCTTCTCCT
It contains:
- the FOXB2 gene encoding forkhead box protein B2, with amino-acid sequence MPRPGKSSYSDQKPPYSYISLTAMAIQHSPEKMLPLSDIYKFIMERFPYYREHTQRWQNSLRHNLSFNDCFIKIPRRPDQPGKGSFWALHPDCGDMFENGSFLRRRKRFKVLRPEHHLPGGGGAGGGAGGGGPGKTPAPAPHMVHYFHSHPPPPPPPLSGKVPGLVGSEAAVAAAASVGRLPQFSPYGSSQPSGFKHPFAIENIIGRDYKGVLQAGGLPLASVMHHLGYPVPGQLSSVVSSVWPHMGVMDTVAGVPVSPDYGPFGVPVKALCHPPAQTMPAVPVPIKPAPAMTAASAIPALTVAASQICPTASPSAASLLGQTASNTPEGKGSLHSVLVHS